In the genome of Deltaproteobacteria bacterium, one region contains:
- a CDS encoding cytochrome c yields MLRVRALQVAVMTAAALWLACGGDTEKPSGTASGPEVAAKEAESADGGDDEAEEVAKADDGATETAKQIFGSRCFTCHGAEGAGDGPGSAALNPKPRDFRDASWQDSVSDDHIANIVKFGGAAVGKSPTMPGNPDLMSKPEVVAALVAHVRSLRAQ; encoded by the coding sequence ATGCTTCGGGTTCGCGCGCTGCAGGTCGCGGTGATGACCGCGGCTGCACTCTGGTTGGCCTGCGGTGGAGACACGGAGAAGCCCAGCGGCACGGCGAGCGGGCCCGAAGTCGCAGCGAAAGAAGCAGAGTCGGCAGACGGCGGCGACGACGAGGCCGAGGAGGTCGCCAAAGCGGACGACGGCGCGACCGAAACGGCGAAGCAGATCTTCGGATCGCGCTGCTTCACCTGTCACGGCGCGGAGGGCGCTGGCGACGGCCCCGGCTCCGCGGCGCTGAACCCCAAGCCCCGCGACTTCCGCGACGCCTCGTGGCAAGACTCCGTCAGCGACGACCACATCGCGAACATCGTGAAGTTCGGCGGCGCCGCCGTCGGGAAGAGCCCGACGATGCCGGGCAACCCCGACCTGATGAGCAAGCCCGAAGTCGTCGCGGCGCTCGTCGCGCACGTGCGCAGCCTGCGCGCGCAGTAA
- a CDS encoding NAD(P)/FAD-dependent oxidoreductase has protein sequence MPEPVRDAAYYDAIRRRFAEERDLRLRYRPEGTSQYTSELTGALEKYARDPYGGEIAPRAPIRDEVEVLFIGGGFSALLTSARLREKGVESIRIVERGADVGGTWYWNRYPGVACDVVSYDYLPLLDEMAYVPTRHYAGGQEILDHCRAIARRYDLYKLAVFQTTVTSTVWNERERVWEIGTDRGDAMRARFVVCANGTLSKPKLSKIAGMEKFRGHSFHTSRWDYDYTGANLEKLRDKVVGIIGTGATAVQAVPGLGANAKQLFVFQRTPSSIDVRDDWPTDPKWAASLKPGWQAERRAKALAEPMLTLGGRAAPGETREQKIERQERANIDYMMRIHRRIEKIVADPATAEALKPWYMFMCKRPCFHEDYLPTFNRPNVRLVDTRGKGITEIDERGPVFEGKTYELDLLIYATGFEVQKTGIWNRIVGKGGVDLEAKYADGIRTLLGIHTRGFPNLFIMGGYQASFQFNLTDMLQTQGDHIAECIAHVRSRGFTTIDPTEAAEEWWVQEVIAHRGKTSRNHDCTPGYYNFEGESNRRQDGNYNGGFRQYWLHQGEVRGRMEESFELE, from the coding sequence ATGCCCGAGCCCGTTCGCGACGCCGCTTACTACGACGCGATCAGGCGCCGCTTCGCCGAAGAGCGCGACCTACGCCTGCGCTACCGGCCCGAGGGCACGTCGCAGTACACGTCAGAGCTGACGGGCGCGCTCGAGAAGTACGCGCGCGATCCCTACGGCGGGGAGATCGCACCGCGCGCGCCGATTCGCGACGAGGTGGAGGTGCTCTTCATCGGCGGCGGCTTCTCGGCGCTGCTCACGTCCGCGCGCTTGCGCGAGAAGGGCGTCGAGTCGATCCGCATCGTCGAGCGCGGCGCCGACGTCGGCGGCACCTGGTACTGGAACCGCTACCCCGGCGTCGCCTGCGACGTCGTCTCCTACGACTACCTCCCGCTGCTCGACGAGATGGCGTACGTGCCGACGCGCCACTACGCCGGCGGCCAGGAGATCCTCGACCACTGCCGCGCGATCGCGCGCCGCTACGACCTCTACAAGCTCGCCGTGTTCCAGACGACCGTGACGAGCACGGTCTGGAACGAGCGCGAGCGCGTGTGGGAGATCGGCACGGATCGGGGCGACGCGATGCGCGCGCGCTTCGTCGTGTGCGCGAACGGCACGCTCTCGAAGCCGAAGCTCTCCAAGATCGCGGGCATGGAAAAGTTCCGCGGCCACTCCTTCCACACCTCGCGCTGGGACTACGACTACACCGGCGCGAACCTCGAGAAGCTGCGCGACAAGGTCGTCGGCATCATCGGCACCGGCGCGACGGCGGTGCAGGCCGTACCCGGCCTCGGCGCGAACGCGAAACAACTCTTCGTCTTCCAGCGCACGCCCAGCTCGATCGACGTGCGCGACGACTGGCCCACCGATCCGAAGTGGGCGGCGTCGCTGAAGCCAGGCTGGCAGGCCGAGCGGCGCGCGAAGGCGCTCGCGGAGCCGATGCTCACGCTCGGTGGACGCGCGGCGCCTGGCGAGACGCGCGAGCAGAAGATCGAGCGCCAGGAGCGCGCGAACATCGACTACATGATGCGCATCCACCGGCGCATCGAGAAGATCGTCGCGGATCCCGCCACCGCCGAGGCGCTGAAGCCTTGGTACATGTTCATGTGCAAGCGCCCGTGCTTCCACGAGGACTACCTGCCCACGTTCAACCGCCCGAACGTGCGGCTCGTCGATACGCGCGGGAAGGGCATCACCGAGATCGACGAGCGCGGCCCCGTGTTCGAGGGCAAGACCTACGAGCTCGACCTGCTGATCTACGCGACGGGCTTCGAGGTGCAGAAGACGGGCATCTGGAACCGCATCGTGGGGAAGGGCGGCGTCGACCTCGAAGCGAAGTACGCAGACGGCATTCGCACCTTGTTAGGGATCCACACGCGCGGCTTCCCGAACTTGTTCATCATGGGCGGCTATCAGGCCTCGTTCCAGTTCAATCTCACGGACATGCTGCAGACGCAGGGCGACCACATCGCCGAGTGCATCGCGCACGTGCGCAGTCGCGGCTTCACGACGATCGACCCCACCGAGGCCGCCGAGGAGTGGTGGGTGCAAGAAGTGATCGCGCACCGCGGCAAGACCTCGCGCAATCACGACTGCACGCCCGGCTACTACAACTTCGAGGGCGAGTCGAACCGCCGCCAAGACGGCAACTACAACGGCGGCTTCCGGCAGTACTGGCTGCACCAAGGCGAGGTGCGCGGGCGGATGGAGGAGAGCTTCGAGCTGGAGTGA
- a CDS encoding SDR family oxidoreductase, with translation MQTFLITGANRGIGLELTKRIAARGDHVLACCRDPQKASALQALAGKNVTVLGVHVADGKSVAALKEKLGDRPIDVLLNNAGQAGPAFQNQSLENMDFDGWADTFAVNTMAPFRMLQAFRNNLKAGTNPRAVTITSQMGAIVWGFPVMYAYCTSKGAVNKAMKMASEALKKEGISVMLIHPGFVKTDMGGPNAEITVDESASGILSVIDKGSMETTGTFTKWNGEAHGW, from the coding sequence ATGCAGACCTTCTTGATCACCGGCGCGAACCGCGGCATCGGCCTCGAACTGACGAAGCGCATCGCCGCTCGCGGCGACCACGTGCTCGCGTGCTGCCGCGACCCGCAGAAGGCTTCCGCGCTGCAGGCGCTCGCCGGCAAGAACGTCACGGTGCTCGGCGTGCACGTGGCCGATGGCAAGTCGGTCGCGGCGTTGAAGGAGAAGCTCGGCGACCGCCCCATCGACGTGCTGCTCAACAACGCCGGCCAAGCGGGTCCCGCGTTCCAGAACCAGTCGCTCGAGAACATGGACTTCGACGGCTGGGCGGACACGTTCGCGGTCAACACGATGGCGCCGTTCCGCATGCTGCAGGCCTTCCGTAACAACTTGAAGGCCGGCACCAACCCGCGCGCCGTCACGATCACGAGCCAGATGGGCGCGATCGTGTGGGGCTTCCCCGTGATGTACGCCTACTGCACGAGCAAAGGCGCCGTGAACAAGGCGATGAAGATGGCGTCCGAGGCGCTCAAGAAGGAAGGCATCAGCGTGATGCTGATCCATCCCGGCTTCGTGAAGACCGACATGGGCGGCCCCAACGCGGAGATCACGGTCGACGAGAGCGCGTCGGGAATCCTGTCGGTGATCGACAAGGGCTCGATGGAGACGACGGGCACGTTCACGAAGTGGAACGGAGAAGCGCACGGCTGGTGA